agCGAAAAACTCACCTCTACTCCTTCTTTGAGCGAAACTGCCGGCCGTAGAAACCGTGCCATTCCTACGAAAACCGCTTCTGTCACCAAATCCGCCCGATAGACCTCCCGAAAAGTCGTTCGACACCCGAGGAAAGGAGTTGTATTCGCTATTACTGTAGCCACCCCTCCCTCTGCTACTGCCGAAGCCAGCATCAGAGCAGCTGCCAAATCCAAATGAGCTGCTACCGCTTCCAGATCCACTGGCAGCGAAACCAAAGTTGCAGCCTTCGAATCTGCGACCTGATGTCACAGAAGTACCGCGGCTTACTTTCGAAGACAAAATTAAAACACATTACCTTCTCGGCGAACATCGCCTGAGTCGCTTCTGCAGTATCCTCAAAGAAAGTATCTTAAGGGGTGCAGTGATGAAGTTAAGCActagagagaaagagagaggacGAGAGAAAAAACCACTGTGACTTCATCGTAATAAGTAGCGGCAGCGAATCTAAGAAAAACCGAAAACCTAACACTTTACCTCCACGGGAACCCCCATTGTGTGGCCTACTCGGTCCGCAACAATCTCTCGACTGATGTCCTTCACCGTTGCAGTTGTAGCATTTCATATCTaaaaacagcagaaacaaTATgtggaaattctcttttttcaaggaGAGGGAAATTTAAAGAATAAGAGAAGATTAGTAGTACCGCGACGCTTATTAGAGTCAGTGCAATCACGAGACTGATGGCCGCCCTCGCCGCAGTTGTAGCATATCTGTGATCCTGAAGAGCATAAAGacagttcaaaattttcttcatatttttctgcatAAAACATACAATAGTACAACAGTAACAGTATAGTAACAGTAGTACAGGCAGCAATGACTTTTCCGCGACAAACGCAGTACAACCGCCCATTTGTTTTTGGCAGCACACCTATCTGACAGCAATGGATCCGTCTCACTGCTTTCCGATATATCGTGACAGGTTCTAACGGCGTggagttggtgcgccggcatcAGAAACCGTTAAAATGGGGGCGACGGGTCCCAGAGTGTAGAATTGGTGCTTCAGAAAGCACTGGGACGATTCCATGGAACTGATTCGTGCGATGGCACAAGAAGTTGGAATCAGCACGGATATCGGTGCGGAAGTACCGCAACAATTCCAAGCGCAGTGCTTCACCCTGATGTAAACCTCCGCAGTTTACGTGATATGACGTAGAGctctatctttatcagtaattTGATGAATTTTGCTGCTACCAAATCATTTTACAATCCTTGAAATCGAAAATGTATACCTATGTTACCTCATCTTTCACAGATTAGAATCTATGTTTGACAAACAGTGTTACCAGGAGAGAGGCCTGTAAATCCAGCAGTTCGCGTTTTTACATGTACAACGATCGTAATTATAATGACACCATGGTAAAAGCAAATTGTACGATATTTGACAAATCTcttgaataaaaaacaatcaaactgTGATAACAATTTTTCTCGACACCTTGTGTATAGCTGTAGAACAAGTTTTGTCCTCCCATACTACTGTAGTGTTCAGATCCTTCGGTATATATACAAATGGATGTTGCTAGCTGAACCGAAAGAAAGTCTAAAGGGTTTTGTCTCTGCGCATTCTAGGCATTTCTATTCGCAGTCCTCTATTTCCGCGTGAGACCAATAACAGCCctatttctgaaaatgttctATACATCTAGGACCCTGTGACATCAAAAACGGAGGAAATGTTCTACAGCCGTCAGTTTGTTTCGCTTCCCTTTTTTATCTTGAGCAATATGATGCCGATATAGCGGCTTTTTACGCTGCCCCTCGAACATAACAACTCAGCAATgacttttcagaatttttcaggaagaaagaagtgaaaacggaaaaataCTACCTCCTCCGCGCCCATATCTGGAATAGTTGCCAAAACTGCCAAATCCTTTCGATCCGAATCCTGAATCCGCACCAGCTCCGAACGTGTTACCGGGTCCTCCACCAGAACCATAACTTCCAAAACCAGAATTTTCTCCGAAAACAGAATCATTGTTGTTTGAACCAGAGCCAAATCCAGAGTTATCGGCAAAACCGCCTCTTCGTCTTCCTCTCGAACTTCCACTATGACTCGAAATACTATCGCTGAAACCTCCACTGATCTTTTTGGATGTGATACCGCATCCAGTAGGTTTAGTGTCCGAGTGATCTTCTCTATAGTCACAGCCGAAGGTGTCGCCAGAATCATGTTTCATGCATTCGTTGGAAGTTGTTTCCCATGCgtctaaaaaaagcaaagaaaaactagtCTAAGGATTAGTATTCTATCAATAGGATAACCCAATTAAAAACCACCAGCAGAGAGGCGCTATCGTATAAAGCAGTTATAAGTTTATAGCCGTACAATGAGTGTGATTCTCAGCACGCACCTAATAGTAGCtcacgttaaaaaaaaaggattcaggAGAGTATGTTTTTACTGTATGAAGGAATGATGCTGCAAAATGACAAGAAAATGAGTGTCAGTGAGGCACTTTAAGaggcatcaaaaaaaaagagatatgcCTGAAGATGTCGAATGCCGCAACTATATTACCAATTACTATTCTAGGGAGAGGCAAAGCGACGGTAAGAGGGAGCACGTAAGAAGCAAAGAAAGTGCGTACGTTGCGACAGACACGTCGTGGGGTGTATCCTTAGGAACCCATATTTTCTGTGACAATTTACCATTAGGGGAAGTGGCTGGCAACGATGATCGGTGGCTGCGCTGCGCAGGAGTAATTTGTTTGGTTAGCTATCTTTTACAGTGATAAAACTGACGTTTTAAAGCTAGGacacacttttttcctgtAGATTCAGATAAAAGCTAGATTGTTCTAGAAGCTTCCTAACCAAAGGTATGTAAGAGCGTTTCTGTTGTGCTACCGTTGTAATGCACATGAATGAACGTCGTCTCTGACTAATCTTCTTCCTCGAGTGGAAGCAACATCAACGAGGAGAGGATCACTACCTATACCTACGACGTCAACAACTGACTCCGCAGTTTCGACAAGGGAAAGTTTCTTTCAATAACTTACCACACACTGGACACATACTCGCCGGATTCCCGGGGAATGCTGCGTTAGGAGCTGCTGCCCGGCAGTAACACGGTCGACGCCAAAGCATAGAGGCGGCAGTAGCCACAATCCAAAGAGAGAGACCGAGGCGTGCCGCCGTTCACTTTCTCCTCGCCAACGGGCAGCCCTCTGGTCACAAGCCACTAACCTGAGACCTTGGGTTGGAAAACAGTCCGCTGTATCCACTCTATTCGACAGATCTTGCCCTATCAGACTACAACTTGTTTCGGACTCATAAGCGTTCCACGAAACAAagttgttattctttttttctcactcacCTCAAATCCGCTGTTGAAATATTCTTTGAGTCTTAACCCTACTCCCAGAAAGATGGTACACCGTCCTATGCACTCATGGTGAGCACATCGATGGATAGTCACTAAGGTGTAGTTAAGAAACTGGAGAATGGCATGGGGTGCACcagtgtagaaaaaataagtaccCAACCTAATAATATCAACAGATCGTTGCGCTGTTCTTATCCTAGGCCCCGCTCATCCAGCTCATTTACGTAGTATTAGGTAAGAAGATTGAAATCTCCAGTAATGATTCATTACAGCCAGTCGCATTTATAAAACATTTATAAAAAATCAACAGCTAGCCACAGCTGTACCCACGATTGGTATTGAtgtttattaaattaattaatattagttAACGAAGATCAATACATAGAGCGTGAGTACACCTCAAGGAAAATTAATGAAAGTCATCACTGTACTGACAGTACGGCTGTGTTTATAAGCATCGATCTGTTGGATGCGATAATAAATGAAGTGATTGCTCGCCAAATGGCACAATTGGAAGAATAGAAGGAATaaaatactgtaaaaaaattgaacgttGAATGATGACTACCTATCTTCTTTATCCACACGGAGCGAACTTTAAAATGTGTCAAGTTGTTTGTGCCCTAAAATTCGCCTTTGCCTTATGCTCACTTCAACTGACACCATTTGAAAACTTTCACCGAAtgaaaaagccgaaaaaagGTGAACCTCCCATTTCAGACGGTGATTGACACTTTTCGTGAGGAGAGCATCACACTCTTTGCTCccataagtaaataatcaattcACTTCTTTGATTCACTTCCTAATACCttaataaatattcaaatgcGTTTTCTACATTTCCCGCGAATTCCAATTTCAACATTTGCTGCCTTGCTAGATTTattgttcttttcaaaatttctccaaagcaaattttatttgtcaTTGCATTAGAAACAAGACCGATGGGATGGGCGTATATTAAAGATCACAGCTAGGATATTCCTGTTCTGTGCTACCGAGAGTCTATTTTGCCAGCACACAGGCTGCAGCTGTGGGTTTCTAAGGGTCGTCCGCCTTACAAGACGCAATTTTCTGGGCAAGGCAACTACAGACATCTGTAAACAGTTCAGAAGTGCAgggaattaaagaaaaaacataactGCAAAACGCATTAACAAATAACGCATGTATTCAGAAGTGGGTGGGCAATGCGTACTTTCATCTAATGTCTCACAAGAAGAATGTTCTCCCGGTCAACAGGAAGATGACATTTTGCTTGTCAACTATTAActagtttttttgaagaaattgtgaCAAGCCTCATTCACCTCTTATTTTCATAATAACGTTTTCATAGCTCACGGATGGAAGACTTTTACATGAGAACGGAAAAAGGAAACCATTCCCAAATACAACACGTTTGAGCGTTCCCGTTCTCTTTGAGTACCGctctttcataaaaatttgcGAAAGAAATATCCACTGATTGATaaagtaaacaacaacagaataAGAGCACAATTTTAAAGAGTAAATTACCTTCTCCAACACCATTATTAACTTCTCCCCATGAGTCGTCGCTCATAGTGGTCCTTCTAATTGACACTAGATCATATGTATTATATCACGCCAAATCGAGAGGACAATGAGAAAACCAGATAGAACAACGCACCTCTTCACGAATCCACCTATCTGAAAAATGGACCTTAAAAGTTCGTCATTTCCCACTGTTCAATCACAGTTAAAAATTttacagcgaaaaaaaaaactggactaCTGTAGACACGGTGTGCAGGAACAAGTAAAGACCTAGAATCTTTAAAAACATCACAAACATCCTGAAAACATAGGAGAAAACCTCTAGAATCgtttaagaaagaaagaaaccaaaGCAAAAAACACGTCTCCTAAAAAGTGAAAGATGGATTGTGAACGCAAGCGTTTTGCGCGAAATACAATTTAAATTCGATCCCAATAGATGTTCAAGTTTGTACCGAGTTACTGTAGCCGTTTGTCTGCAGATCTTCAACATTTGTTCGTATCGACTACGTATGGATGAAATAGTAGTAATTTGGATTTGATTCTGCTCTGGAAATAGTAAAAGGATTCTTTGTTCTCATTGTCtttctctttattcttttccttattctttattccttcgttttcatttcttaatttCCTACACTTATCACCCGAGGCGAAGCGTTGAAATCAAGATTGGGACTGGAAGGACTTCAAGatctatttaaaggcagcttatCATAAAACTGaagtacagtcgggtcaaaacgacatgaatcacgagtgtagttgtggtgcatttgcgtacgcgctcgaaacggcggggtggaggcagcagttgggaccgtcgcaaactgcagcaataggtggtgccagcaaaggtttcaccacacttctagccgctacgctacaccgaAGCGCATCGAGAGAAgacgcgtacgcaattgcgtacgagGTTCATgccattttgaccctactatagataGCAAACCTGTAGAAAACTATATAGTTCGGGTAGTAGCTTAGGAGTATGGGCATGCTAGCCGCTTAGCCTCCCTTAATTGTCTTGAAAAACGGTATGGAAACCGgggttttttcctacgagtcACGAGAGGACGCGTCACCTTTGTGCACTCGCCGCGTCCAccagcgagcggtcgaagatcaataagatctcctcaccagcctattcaagtataACTAGTTAGGAATGTTGAGTAGACCGAAGAATGTACAAAGCGGCGCGTTCTAACTTACTTCGTATGGACAAAacccgttcccacgccgtttttgaAGACGACTAGGGAGAATTAATAGGAGAAGTGCTCATGTTCGTAGTCTACACCaagaactctatattttcccacacGTTTTCCAACTGTTCGTGTGTTTTAGTTTCGTGACGCGCTGCTGCTTTTATCTGTTGTTGGTGACGTTGGTTTCATTTTCGATTAGTATCAATTATTGATATATTGAGTGGTCAAAGCAGTCACTGACagctgctgcaaatcctacctcacgcctcaaagcggcgcagcggtggccctggccgtcgggcagctatggtggcgagacttcgtctcggcaggttcaaccatgccacaaaggtgtccggctagtagcccggtccttgggccaaggctacaggctagctaagtgaggaggtagtacgacgattccggtgccaggctgctagcttgctagtgcgacaagccgaccgaggacaacacccccgtcgcgtcatactgctaatgtctactatgtgttcttcagaagctagggcgtaccccagaagcgacgcgcattgtcctcgcccgggcaatgtggcaaatatgcgagggctaccggctagaggacgaagccggccaaagaagttagtccgcaaTCGCaatcgccagcaacatccagtgcgcttggcaacacttaacgttgggacgctaactggaagaagtcgtgaactggcagacagtctcagaaaacgccgtgttgacatatgttgtgtacaggagactcgctggaaaggctccaaggcaagggaattaggcgatggctacaagctgatctaccacggcacatcaaatcgcaacggCGTTGGTAttatattgaacgagtcgtttagaaatagcgtcacagcggtggatcgactatcggatcgcttgatggctgtaaaagtagatacaggagaagtggaattgcgagtcgtctctgcttatgcgccacagatgggctgtagtgaagaagagaaggcgtgcttttgggaagatctggagcagtacgtccaatccctggaaagcgaagaagtacttttaatcggaggagacttcaacggacatgtcggttcccggaaagacggattcgagagttgtcatggtggatacggctatggagctcgtaacgacgacgggttgcgaatcctggagtatgctgttgcaagtgacttgatcattgctaacacgcagtatcggaaaagaaaatcgcatttgatcacgtacaccagcggcggtcgtgaaacacaaatagatttctggatgttacgccgacgagatcgccgacttctgcaggattcaaaagtcatccctacagaccatgtcgctgcccaacaccatctgctcgttatggacttgaaaatctcccgtccaaggaagagacatccaaggactgaaacacagcgcatcaaatggtggaatctgaaggatcgaaaggaggtatttttcgcgtccgtggctccatctacacttccccaccctactcgtagtgtggaggaaatgtggttgtctacttccagcgttatacgtttgaccgcggaaaacactctgggaaagacgactctaggtaagccaaaggtacaaaaggctacgtggttttggaacgaggaagttcaggcggcaattcgtgagaagaagtccaagtataagctctggtggaggacgcgtcagcctgaagatcggggtgcttacctagcggcgaagagggaggctaagaaggcagtctccaaggcgaagtcggaccgctacaaggctgtgtacgacatgcttgataccagagaaggcgagggggcagtgtatcgtttagtcagagcacgtcatcgctcaacgttggatatggagcacaccaagatcgttaagggagctgatggagccgttctgcgccgctctggtcagatcctggagaggtggcgagagtactacaatcacttgtgtaacgaagagttctgtcatcctcccatcccaaccgttcccagcgtcgagggtcctgttc
The Necator americanus strain Aroian chromosome I, whole genome shotgun sequence genome window above contains:
- a CDS encoding hypothetical protein (NECATOR_CHRI.G969.T1) — translated: MCSSEARAYPRSDAHCPRPGNVANMRGLPARGRSRPKKLVRNRNRQQHPVRLATLNVGTLTGRSRELADSLRKRRVDICCVQETRWKGSKARELGDGYKLIYHGTSNRNGVGIILNESFRNSVTAVDRLSDRLMAVKVDTGEVELRVVSAYAPQMGCSEEEKACFWEDLEQYVQSLESEEVLLIGGDFNGHVGSRKDGFESCHGGYGYGARNDDGLRILEYAVASDLIIANTQYRKRKSHLITYTSGGRETQIDFWMLRRRDRRLLQDSKVIPTDHVAAQHHLLVMDLKISRPRKRHPRTETQRIKWWNLKDRKEVFFASVAPSTLPHPTRSVEEMWLSTSSVIRLTAENTLGKTTLGKPKVQKATWFWNEEVQAAIREKKSKYKLWWRTRQPEDRGAYLAAKREAKKAVSKAKSDRYKAVYDMLDTREGEGAVYRLVRARHRSTLDMEHTKIVKGADGAVLRRSGQILERWREYYNHLCNEEFCHPPIPTVPSVEGPVLPITAVEVSAALAKMKSNKATGPDDIPVDIWKLLGDRGSMWLATLFNKIVAEGRTPDVWQTSVTVPVWKGKGDIADCTSYRPIRLLCHTMKVFERVLEARLRKIVSVSLNQCGFVKDCSTIDAIHAVRILLEKHREKNRSVHLAFLDLEKAFDRVPHELLWMSMRSHRVPEEYVRWTKLLYAKPTSVVRCAVGTSRPFPVRVGVHQGSSLSPLLFILCMDTITKEIQKQHPWTLLFADDVMLASESRDDLQKQVQSWKDQLQQYGLRLNTSKTEYMECGPRIEDGSIRVDGTELNKVNCFKYLGSKVTSTGDIDQEGRARVNAAWMKWKMATGVLCDKKVPVRLKSKIYRTVVRPVALYGCECWPTTKALERVLHAMEMRMLRWTIGVTLKEKVSNDTVRSIFGVVPITEKMKEARLRWFGHVLRREEDSVAKTALKLDVSGVRPRGRPKIRWLDRVKLDMIDARLCTADAMDRTKWKTRSRKADPATTRDKR